In the genome of Vicia villosa cultivar HV-30 ecotype Madison, WI linkage group LG7, Vvil1.0, whole genome shotgun sequence, one region contains:
- the LOC131617130 gene encoding transcription factor BHLH089-like, with translation MDPGSMMNEGSFPNGSGNTTPFSLAEIWQFPPAINGGGGGLGLRRPQFGNGLGQFGEFGTGSNRDVDGPDQRVVLNHGVVGGGKKRRDSEDVDSPKCVSTSNGGTNALNDGDGKRSKALGNRNDDGKVEGEASSGKPAEQSSKPPPPDPPKQDYIHVRARRGQATDSHSLAERARREKISERMKILQDLVPGCNKVIGKALVLDEIINYIQSLQRQVEFLSMKLEAVNSRLNTGIEAFPPKDYGQQTYDLASMPFVSQATREPSRGSSPEWLHMQVGGGFERTS, from the exons ATGGATCCGGGTTCGATGATGAACGAGGGTTCATTTCCGAATGGGAGTGGGAATACGACGCCGTTTAGTTTAGCGGAGATCTGGCAGTTTCCGCCTGCGATTAATGGCGGCGGAGGTGGATTGGGACTTAGGAGGCCGCAATTTGGAAACGGTTTGGGACAGTTTGGGGAATTTGGAACCGGTTCGAACCGGGATGTGGATGGACCGGACCAGAGAGTTGTTTTGAACCATGGTGTTGTTGGTGGTGGGAAGAAGAGGCGTGACTCGGAAGATGTTGATTCTCCTAAGTGTGTTTCCACTAGTAATGGCGGTACCAATGCtttg AATGATGGTGATGGAAAACGGTCGAAAGCGTTAGGGAACAGGAATGATGATGGTAAAGTTGAAGGAGAAGCCAGTTCAGGAAAGCCTGCGGAGCAAAGCAGTAAGCCGCCGCCTCCTGACCCTCCGAAGCAAGATTATATTCATGTTCGAGCTAGAAGGGGTCAAGCTACTGATAGCCACAGTCTTGCAGAACGC GCTAGAagggaaaagattagtgaaaggaTGAAAATTCTTCAGGATTTAGTTCCTGGTTGTAATAAG GTTATTGGGAAAGCATTGGTCCttgatgaaataattaattatattcaaTCACTTCAGCGCCAAGTGGAG TTTTTGTCGATGAAACTTGAAGCAGTTAATTCTAGACTTAACACTGGCATTGAAGCGTTTCCTCCAAAAGAT TATGGTCAACAAACATATGATCTAGCCAGCATGCCATTTGTTTCACAAGCTACAAGAGAGCCAAGCAGGGGTTCATCCCCAGAATGGTTACATATGCAGGTAGGTGGCGGTTTCGAAAGAACATCGTAG